From Desulfatiglans anilini DSM 4660, one genomic window encodes:
- a CDS encoding FAD:protein FMN transferase, which translates to MKTTNLSALQKGVDRRTFLKLSGMLGLGAAAVPVLATQAEAVRFNRDEHKVSMTRVAMGTFVSMTLIHPSRDEAQEAMGRAFDEVDRLSRELSRFDGATAVSHLNTEGTLRDVPPELADVIERSLRYYRLSNGCFDITVKPIVDLFQASFDMSGQAQTLEPNLEKVLPYIGADKILFSGRTLRFAEPGMGITLDGIAKGYIVDRASEVLTRLGIRNHLINAGGDIRTCGAKEHHKPWSIAIQDPQKQKRYPDVIRLGDGAIATSGNYEVYYDHEKMFHHIVNPKNGHSPLQSSSVSVCAATTMDADALSTAVFVMEPAQGLRFIETLPRCEAFILTKADNKFKTSGWGCQAI; encoded by the coding sequence ATGAAGACGACCAATCTGTCCGCCCTTCAGAAGGGCGTCGACCGGCGTACGTTCCTGAAGCTCTCAGGCATGCTGGGGCTTGGGGCGGCTGCGGTGCCTGTCCTTGCCACCCAAGCCGAGGCGGTCCGTTTCAATCGTGACGAACATAAGGTCTCCATGACGCGCGTCGCCATGGGCACCTTCGTTTCGATGACCCTCATCCATCCTTCCAGGGACGAGGCCCAGGAAGCCATGGGCCGCGCTTTCGACGAGGTTGACCGGCTGAGCCGTGAGCTGAGCCGCTTCGACGGCGCCACAGCCGTATCGCACCTCAATACCGAAGGAACCCTGCGCGATGTGCCCCCCGAACTTGCCGACGTCATTGAACGCTCTCTACGGTATTACCGCCTCAGCAACGGCTGCTTCGACATCACCGTCAAGCCGATCGTCGATCTTTTCCAGGCCTCTTTCGACATGTCGGGCCAGGCTCAGACCCTCGAACCCAACCTGGAAAAGGTCCTGCCTTACATCGGCGCCGACAAGATCCTCTTTTCAGGACGCACCTTGCGCTTTGCCGAACCCGGCATGGGCATCACGCTGGACGGGATCGCGAAAGGCTACATCGTCGACCGGGCATCGGAAGTTCTCACCCGGCTCGGCATCCGCAACCACCTCATCAATGCCGGGGGAGACATCAGGACCTGCGGCGCCAAAGAACACCACAAACCGTGGTCCATCGCCATTCAGGACCCGCAGAAACAGAAGCGCTACCCTGATGTCATCCGACTTGGCGACGGCGCCATAGCCACCTCGGGAAACTACGAGGTCTACTATGACCATGAAAAGATGTTTCACCACATCGTCAACCCGAAGAACGGCCACTCGCCGCTCCAAAGCAGCAGCGTATCGGTGTGCGCCGCCACGACGATGGATGCCGATGCCCTGTCCACCGCCGTCTTTGTCATGGAGCCCGCCCAGGGGCTGCGCTTCATTGAGACCTTGCCTCGGTGCGAAGCCTTCATCCTGACGAAGGCGGATAATAAGTTCAAGACTTCCGGGTGGGGGTGTCAGGCCATATAA
- the hflX gene encoding GTPase HflX translates to MKAGQQRRLQTLYRRRVPPAELISRELVREMASLSRELNRQVALLLTRKGEVSHVVVGDHSHVWIPELSGYREGSGRLCGLRCIHTHLEKEPLSEEDLSDLVLLALDAMACVEVDERGIAGAITYAHILPHPVNGQGWRTEKLPDIGQLRVDFVAMIQSLEGELVREQRGHALDQREKALLVGVTTGPRWKAESHLDELEELARSDGLDVVAKVVQRLREADARFLIRKGKLGELVLQCLQTGAGLIIFDQELSPAQVDHLTKYTDLKIIDRSQLILDIFARRAVTREGKIQVELAQLKYLLPRLAAKNTAMSRLTGGIGGRGPGETKLEINRRRVRDRIAALNRELSAIKVQRAGRRRLRNARRLPVISIVGYTNAGKSTLLNALTHSAVGARNRLFETLDPSSRRLRFPEEREAIITDTVGFIRDLPQSLMEAFAATLEELQDADLLLHVMDITHPQLEEQAVTVERILADLALQEVPVLKLLNKADLLEAQEAEDLAEKMGGCTVSALHPPTLVKVVEMIEKLIWPDTPTRKS, encoded by the coding sequence TTGAAGGCCGGTCAGCAGCGGCGGCTTCAAACCCTCTATCGCAGGAGGGTGCCGCCGGCTGAGTTGATATCGCGTGAACTGGTCCGCGAGATGGCGTCGCTTTCACGGGAGCTGAACCGGCAGGTCGCCCTGCTGCTTACCCGGAAAGGGGAGGTGTCCCATGTGGTGGTGGGGGACCACAGCCATGTCTGGATCCCGGAACTATCCGGTTACCGCGAAGGTTCGGGGCGTCTGTGCGGGCTTCGCTGCATCCATACGCACCTGGAGAAGGAGCCGCTTTCCGAGGAGGATCTCTCCGATCTTGTGCTGCTTGCGCTGGATGCCATGGCCTGTGTGGAAGTGGACGAGCGGGGGATTGCCGGAGCGATCACCTATGCACATATTCTTCCACATCCTGTGAACGGGCAGGGATGGAGGACGGAAAAGCTCCCGGACATCGGGCAGCTGAGGGTCGACTTCGTGGCGATGATTCAATCCCTCGAAGGCGAACTCGTCAGAGAGCAAAGAGGCCATGCCCTGGACCAGAGGGAAAAGGCCTTGCTGGTAGGGGTGACGACCGGACCTCGCTGGAAGGCCGAAAGCCATCTCGATGAACTGGAAGAACTGGCCAGGTCGGACGGCCTCGATGTCGTCGCGAAGGTGGTGCAGCGCCTGCGGGAGGCTGATGCGCGTTTTCTGATCCGCAAGGGGAAGCTGGGGGAACTGGTGCTCCAGTGTCTACAGACCGGAGCCGGACTGATCATCTTCGACCAGGAATTGAGCCCCGCCCAGGTGGATCATCTGACAAAATACACCGACCTCAAGATCATCGACCGCAGTCAGCTCATTCTGGACATCTTCGCGCGACGTGCCGTGACGCGTGAGGGCAAGATCCAGGTGGAGCTGGCGCAGCTCAAATACCTGCTGCCGCGTTTGGCGGCGAAGAACACCGCGATGTCGCGCCTCACGGGCGGGATCGGAGGCCGTGGGCCGGGCGAGACCAAGCTCGAGATCAATCGTCGCCGGGTCAGAGACCGGATCGCCGCGTTGAACCGGGAATTGAGCGCAATCAAGGTGCAGCGCGCCGGTCGAAGGCGCTTGAGGAATGCGAGGCGTCTGCCGGTGATCTCCATCGTGGGGTACACCAATGCGGGGAAGTCCACTCTTCTGAATGCCCTGACGCACAGCGCGGTTGGTGCGCGCAACCGCCTCTTCGAGACGCTGGACCCCAGCAGCCGCAGGCTGCGCTTCCCGGAGGAACGCGAGGCGATCATCACCGATACGGTCGGGTTCATCCGCGATCTTCCGCAGAGTCTGATGGAGGCGTTCGCGGCGACGCTCGAGGAGCTTCAGGATGCGGATCTGCTGCTGCACGTGATGGATATCACCCATCCGCAGCTCGAGGAGCAGGCGGTTACCGTGGAGCGTATTCTGGCGGATTTGGCGCTGCAGGAGGTGCCGGTTCTCAAGCTGTTGAACAAGGCCGATCTCCTGGAGGCGCAGGAGGCGGAGGACCTGGCCGAAAAAATGGGAGGGTGCACCGTGTCGGCGCTTCATCCTCCCACTCTAGTCAAGGTTGTCGAAATGATCGAGAAACTTATATGGCCTGACACCCCCACCCGGAAGTCTTGA
- the dnaB gene encoding replicative DNA helicase, with protein sequence MAVSKKERAPVSLKVPPHNLEAEQAVLGGILINNDAMNLVVDILSPDDFYREAHAAVFEGMCGLYDSGEPIDLITLSQILTRKNCLERIGGARYLADLVEAVSTSAGIVHHAEIIKGLSVRRKLIGHCSTISESCFQDWERVEDLLDLAEQSVYDIAESQVKEGFHPLNDVIKDSFKRLEAVAQQPGHVTGTPTGFTDFDRLTAGLQPSDLIIVAGRPSMGKTALALNIGYNAAKETGKGVAIFSLEMSRSQLGIRLLGFDAGIDAARLRTGFLKDEEWGKLTHAASSLCEMPIFIDDSMAAGVLEMKAKCRRLKKHQDLGLVIVDYLQLVQGRRSAESRQMEISEISRALKGLAKDLNVPVMALSQLNRKVEDRPNKRPQLADLRESGAIEQDADVIVFIYRDEMYNPNSEENRNVAEIILAKQRNGPTGFFKLTFLKELTRFENYAGEDLPIQ encoded by the coding sequence ATGGCCGTGAGCAAAAAGGAAAGAGCGCCGGTCAGCTTGAAGGTGCCTCCGCACAATCTGGAGGCCGAGCAGGCGGTCCTCGGCGGTATCCTGATCAACAACGACGCAATGAATCTGGTCGTGGACATCCTTTCACCGGATGATTTTTACCGGGAGGCGCATGCGGCCGTCTTCGAAGGGATGTGCGGGCTTTATGACAGCGGCGAACCGATCGACCTGATCACCCTGTCGCAGATCCTTACTCGGAAGAATTGTCTCGAACGAATTGGCGGCGCCCGGTATCTGGCCGATCTCGTCGAGGCCGTTTCGACGTCGGCGGGAATCGTGCACCATGCCGAGATCATCAAGGGACTGTCGGTCAGGCGTAAGCTGATCGGGCACTGCTCCACCATTTCAGAGTCTTGTTTCCAGGATTGGGAGCGGGTCGAGGACCTGCTCGACCTGGCCGAGCAGTCCGTCTACGACATCGCTGAGTCCCAGGTCAAAGAAGGGTTTCATCCGCTCAACGACGTGATCAAGGACAGCTTCAAGCGCCTCGAAGCTGTTGCACAGCAGCCCGGCCATGTGACTGGCACCCCCACCGGCTTTACGGATTTCGATCGCCTGACCGCTGGTCTTCAGCCGTCCGACCTGATCATCGTTGCCGGCCGCCCCAGTATGGGCAAGACGGCCCTCGCGCTCAACATCGGTTACAACGCCGCAAAAGAGACCGGCAAAGGCGTGGCCATCTTCTCCCTTGAAATGTCCCGGTCGCAGCTGGGGATCAGGCTGCTCGGGTTCGATGCGGGCATCGACGCCGCCAGGCTCCGTACAGGTTTTCTAAAGGATGAGGAGTGGGGCAAGCTTACGCATGCCGCCAGCAGCCTGTGCGAGATGCCGATCTTCATCGATGACAGTATGGCTGCCGGCGTCCTGGAGATGAAGGCGAAGTGCCGCCGGCTCAAGAAACATCAGGACCTGGGCCTGGTCATCGTCGATTATCTGCAGCTCGTGCAGGGGCGGCGAAGCGCCGAGTCGCGTCAGATGGAGATCAGCGAAATCTCCCGGGCGCTCAAGGGGCTTGCAAAAGATCTGAATGTGCCGGTGATGGCCCTTTCCCAGTTGAACCGGAAGGTGGAGGACCGGCCGAACAAACGTCCGCAGTTGGCTGATTTGAGGGAGAGCGGGGCCATTGAACAGGACGCCGATGTGATCGTTTTCATCTATCGTGACGAGATGTACAACCCGAATTCCGAAGAGAACCGGAACGTGGCCGAGATCATCCTGGCCAAACAGCGGAACGGTCCGACCGGCTTCTTCAAGTTGACATTCCTGAAAGAGTTGACCCGCTTCGAAAACTACGCTGGAGAAGACCTCCCGATACAGTGA
- the rplI gene encoding 50S ribosomal protein L9, whose product MKVILRQDLEELGLEGDVVDVAKGYVRNYLVPRGIAVLATSQNIKAFELQKKKIELRRLRAKEEAVQLKERLEGMGFSFAQKAGEEGKLYGSVTAMDIAEELEKKGFVVDRRKILLDKPIKSVGDYKVPVRIYPGVTGMLQLSVVPEEKTSAE is encoded by the coding sequence ATGAAAGTGATATTGAGGCAGGACTTGGAAGAACTGGGTTTGGAAGGGGACGTGGTGGATGTCGCCAAAGGCTATGTCCGCAACTATCTTGTGCCGAGGGGGATAGCGGTGCTCGCGACGTCTCAAAATATCAAGGCCTTCGAACTTCAGAAAAAAAAGATCGAACTCCGGCGGCTGCGAGCCAAGGAGGAGGCCGTTCAACTCAAGGAAAGGCTCGAGGGCATGGGATTTTCTTTCGCCCAGAAGGCGGGCGAGGAAGGAAAGCTTTACGGGTCGGTTACCGCAATGGACATCGCAGAGGAACTGGAGAAAAAAGGCTTTGTAGTGGATCGTCGCAAGATCCTCCTCGACAAGCCCATCAAGTCGGTCGGTGATTATAAGGTCCCGGTCCGCATCTATCCCGGGGTGACCGGCATGCTGCAGCTTTCGGTGGTTCCTGAGGAAAAGACCTCTGCAGAGTAA
- a CDS encoding DUF2232 domain-containing protein: MKPIDVLGCAGWAGLLLSMPVWLPLFGPLFSLLAPLPFFYYSIKLGFRQGLKLTVLVLALIALAAHLGGGAHIAVFGVEFGALGFMLAAFTEKGYAPGRVIFLTTGVMALLGITLLVALAARRGMGPGEMVLAYLEAQMQASIEAYQSAGLAALGESELEAFSQSLFDLLARIYFSLMVIGMGVVVWLNMIAGRVLLKARRIDLPGTAPLDRWHAPEQLVWALIVSGFLTFLGSGPLAVLAVNVLIVAMAVYLFHGLSIILFFLNRYRVPGWARAGVYFLIFMQQIFLVLLALLGLFDQWMDFRKMRKNELENS, translated from the coding sequence ATGAAGCCGATAGACGTACTGGGGTGCGCAGGGTGGGCCGGTCTCTTGCTGTCCATGCCGGTCTGGCTTCCTCTGTTCGGGCCTTTGTTCAGCCTCCTGGCCCCCTTGCCCTTCTTTTACTATTCCATCAAGCTCGGATTCCGTCAGGGTCTCAAACTGACGGTGCTGGTGCTTGCCTTGATCGCCTTGGCGGCGCATTTGGGGGGAGGGGCCCATATCGCGGTTTTCGGTGTGGAATTCGGCGCCCTCGGGTTCATGCTGGCGGCTTTCACGGAAAAGGGCTATGCCCCGGGGCGCGTTATCTTTTTGACGACCGGCGTGATGGCCCTCCTGGGGATCACGCTGCTGGTGGCCCTGGCGGCCCGGCGCGGCATGGGGCCCGGAGAGATGGTTTTGGCCTATCTCGAGGCGCAGATGCAGGCGAGCATCGAGGCCTACCAGTCGGCGGGGCTTGCAGCTTTGGGTGAAAGCGAGTTGGAGGCCTTTTCGCAGAGCCTGTTCGATCTGCTTGCGCGCATCTATTTTTCTTTGATGGTGATCGGAATGGGGGTCGTGGTGTGGCTCAACATGATCGCCGGCCGGGTGCTCCTCAAGGCGCGCCGGATCGATCTTCCCGGGACGGCGCCACTGGACCGTTGGCATGCGCCCGAACAGTTGGTCTGGGCCCTCATCGTATCGGGGTTTCTCACGTTTTTGGGCTCTGGGCCGCTGGCTGTGCTGGCGGTCAACGTTCTGATCGTCGCCATGGCCGTTTATTTATTCCATGGATTGTCTATTATTCTTTTTTTCTTGAATCGCTATCGGGTTCCCGGATGGGCCAGGGCCGGGGTCTATTTCCTGATTTTCATGCAGCAGATTTTTCTGGTGCTGCTGGCGCTCCTGGGCCTTTTCGATCAGTGGATGGATTTCAGGAAGATGCGCAAAAACGAGCTCGAAAATTCATGA
- the rpsR gene encoding 30S ribosomal protein S18, whose product MAFNRERGRFKRTFHRRKVCRFCADSSLVIDYKDVKTLRHFTTERGKITPRRISGNCAKHQRMLTVAIKQARNIALLPYTTSTLR is encoded by the coding sequence ATGGCATTCAATCGTGAGAGAGGAAGATTCAAGAGGACCTTCCACAGAAGGAAGGTGTGCCGGTTTTGCGCCGACAGCAGCCTTGTCATCGATTATAAAGACGTCAAGACCCTCAGACATTTCACCACCGAACGGGGAAAAATCACGCCGCGCCGGATCTCGGGCAACTGTGCAAAACACCAGCGGATGCTGACGGTTGCGATCAAGCAGGCTCGAAATATAGCATTGCTGCCTTACACGACGTCAACCCTGCGCTGA
- the rpsF gene encoding 30S ribosomal protein S6 — MRYYETLYLINPDLAEEDYQSVSKKFVDIVGRHSGEVIEVQDWGRRPLAYDVKKFDKASFVLLRFCGENRVPEELQREMRLDDRVLKYQTVKLGEDADPEALRRQAEEARTKSQETPKSEAEEESGEGEE; from the coding sequence ATGAGGTATTACGAGACTCTCTACCTGATTAACCCGGATCTGGCGGAAGAAGACTACCAGAGTGTTTCCAAAAAGTTCGTCGACATCGTCGGCAGGCACAGCGGTGAGGTGATCGAGGTGCAGGACTGGGGCCGAAGGCCTTTGGCTTATGATGTCAAGAAATTTGACAAGGCGAGTTTCGTGCTGCTCCGATTCTGCGGGGAAAATCGTGTCCCGGAAGAATTACAGCGCGAAATGCGGCTCGATGACCGTGTCCTGAAGTACCAGACCGTCAAGCTGGGCGAAGATGCGGATCCCGAGGCATTGAGGCGGCAGGCGGAGGAGGCCCGGACGAAGTCGCAGGAAACACCTAAATCGGAAGCCGAAGAGGAATCAGGAGAAGGAGAGGAATAG
- a CDS encoding chaperone modulator CbpM: MTKEYWTITEVIEAFELDEDLLSELESEEIVCPLCTEGSAAKLFSAGDLETLRLTKIFMEDMGVNLPGVEVILRMRQNMIDMRRQFDAILEELAGQLKK; encoded by the coding sequence ATGACCAAAGAATACTGGACGATTACGGAAGTGATCGAGGCCTTTGAACTGGATGAGGACCTTCTGTCCGAACTCGAATCCGAGGAGATCGTCTGTCCGCTATGCACCGAGGGAAGCGCCGCCAAACTCTTCAGCGCCGGGGATCTGGAAACCCTCAGGCTGACGAAGATCTTCATGGAGGACATGGGGGTCAACCTTCCGGGGGTGGAGGTCATTTTGCGTATGCGTCAGAACATGATCGATATGCGCCGGCAGTTCGATGCAATCCTCGAGGAATTGGCCGGACAACTCAAGAAATGA
- the dnaJ gene encoding molecular chaperone DnaJ yields MARDFYEILGVSRTATQEEIKKAYRKLARKWHPDINPGNVEAEQTFKEISQAYECLGNPEKRKLYDEFGEEGLQSGFDAGKAREYKSWQQAYKQQAGAGRAGPEFGRYQSYEDIFGDIFDLGGGGKAFKGRGPRRGRDIEHPMEVDLISALKGFETELSMQKMTACALCKGSGMDPGSKLTTCPACGGSGRINVAEGPMRFTKPCPQCGGHGQIGRPCPQCGGTGQAMGEERIRVVIPEGVKEGSKVRVAGKGEPGMDGGPPGDLFLIVHIKPHPLLRREDDNLYMDLPVTVTEAIKGGTVTVPTPKGAVKVKVPPRSQSGQTLKLRGKGAKNPKTKAYGDLMLKLVVKVPKTDDEQALKAAEALSSFYQEDIREGIRF; encoded by the coding sequence ATGGCAAGAGATTTCTATGAGATCCTCGGTGTTTCGCGCACAGCTACCCAGGAGGAGATCAAGAAGGCCTACCGGAAGCTTGCAAGAAAATGGCACCCTGATATCAACCCCGGAAATGTCGAGGCGGAGCAGACCTTCAAGGAGATCTCGCAGGCGTATGAATGCCTCGGGAACCCGGAGAAACGGAAGCTTTACGACGAGTTCGGTGAGGAAGGGCTCCAGTCCGGCTTCGACGCAGGAAAGGCCAGGGAATACAAAAGCTGGCAGCAAGCCTATAAACAGCAGGCCGGCGCGGGCCGGGCCGGGCCGGAGTTCGGCCGGTATCAAAGCTACGAGGACATTTTCGGGGATATCTTCGATTTGGGGGGCGGGGGCAAGGCCTTCAAGGGACGCGGCCCCCGAAGGGGCAGGGATATCGAACATCCCATGGAAGTGGACCTGATCTCCGCCTTAAAAGGCTTCGAGACTGAATTGTCGATGCAGAAGATGACGGCCTGCGCTCTGTGCAAGGGCTCCGGGATGGACCCCGGTTCCAAGCTGACCACCTGTCCTGCGTGCGGTGGCTCCGGACGGATCAATGTGGCCGAAGGGCCCATGCGTTTCACCAAGCCCTGCCCGCAGTGCGGAGGGCATGGTCAGATCGGACGGCCGTGTCCGCAGTGCGGCGGCACCGGACAGGCGATGGGGGAGGAGCGGATCCGCGTCGTGATACCCGAGGGGGTGAAAGAAGGGTCCAAAGTGCGCGTTGCCGGGAAGGGAGAGCCGGGAATGGACGGCGGCCCACCGGGCGATCTGTTCCTCATCGTTCACATCAAGCCTCATCCTTTGCTCAGGCGCGAGGATGACAACCTTTACATGGATCTGCCTGTCACTGTGACGGAGGCGATCAAGGGCGGCACCGTGACGGTTCCCACTCCCAAGGGGGCGGTGAAGGTCAAGGTGCCGCCGCGCAGCCAGAGCGGGCAGACCCTCAAGCTGCGGGGGAAGGGTGCGAAGAACCCGAAAACCAAGGCATACGGCGATCTGATGTTGAAACTGGTGGTGAAGGTGCCCAAAACCGATGACGAGCAGGCCCTGAAGGCCGCGGAGGCCCTTTCGTCCTTTTACCAGGAAGACATCCGGGAAGGGATTCGCTTTTAA
- a CDS encoding DNA recombination protein RmuC produces the protein MVAFHSIDWIFLCGALLAGFFLGLGTAAAIKTFRLKSARAIAEEIYRENEMLRREGQETLLSQIESAFARLSVDALEHSTHAFLNLADARFKEERTLSGSELEAKKGLIDVQISRMCGELDKITELIRALEQERHQSYGALDSRLKSSQEQMRDLLETTRALREALANNKARGQWGERMAEDVLRSCGLKENINYYKQKSKAGGGSRPDFTFLLPQGRRLNMDVKFPLSNYLKTLEAASDLEKNLRQKDFLKDVRARIREVTTRDYIDPEQHTLNYVLLFIPNEHIYALIHEQDPELIEEAMRSNVILCSPLTLFAVLAVIRQAVEQFTLEKTTAEILTLMSTFKQQWELFCEKMSLLGRRINESQKEFEALTTTRRRRLDRSLDRIETLRAGYLEKSAAPHEIESFADSQDRSEQPG, from the coding sequence ATGGTTGCCTTTCATTCCATCGACTGGATCTTTCTCTGCGGCGCCTTGTTGGCCGGTTTCTTCCTTGGCTTAGGCACGGCCGCCGCGATCAAGACGTTCAGGCTCAAATCCGCCCGAGCCATTGCAGAAGAGATATACCGTGAAAACGAAATGCTCCGCCGGGAAGGGCAGGAAACCCTCCTTTCGCAGATTGAAAGCGCCTTCGCCCGGCTTTCGGTGGACGCGCTCGAGCACTCGACCCATGCATTCCTGAATCTCGCCGATGCCCGGTTCAAGGAAGAGAGGACGCTGAGCGGCAGCGAACTCGAGGCGAAAAAGGGCCTGATCGATGTCCAAATCAGCCGGATGTGCGGCGAACTCGACAAGATCACGGAGCTGATCCGGGCATTGGAGCAGGAACGGCATCAAAGCTACGGTGCGCTCGACAGCCGTTTGAAATCCTCCCAGGAGCAGATGCGTGATCTTCTCGAAACGACTCGCGCTCTGCGGGAGGCCCTGGCCAACAACAAAGCCAGGGGCCAGTGGGGAGAAAGAATGGCCGAAGACGTCCTGCGGTCATGTGGCTTAAAAGAAAACATCAATTATTACAAGCAGAAATCGAAAGCGGGCGGCGGATCGCGACCCGATTTCACCTTTCTCCTGCCCCAGGGCCGCCGTTTGAACATGGATGTAAAGTTCCCGCTGAGCAATTACCTCAAGACCCTGGAAGCCGCCTCCGACCTGGAAAAGAATCTGCGCCAGAAAGATTTTCTGAAAGACGTCCGCGCCAGGATCAGGGAGGTCACGACACGGGACTATATCGACCCTGAACAGCACACTCTCAACTATGTCCTGTTGTTCATTCCCAACGAACATATCTATGCACTGATCCACGAACAGGATCCGGAACTGATCGAAGAGGCCATGAGAAGCAATGTCATCCTTTGCTCGCCGCTGACCTTGTTTGCGGTCCTGGCCGTCATCCGCCAAGCCGTCGAGCAGTTCACCCTGGAGAAGACGACTGCGGAAATTCTGACGCTGATGAGCACCTTCAAGCAGCAGTGGGAGCTGTTCTGTGAAAAAATGAGCCTCCTCGGCCGCCGCATCAACGAAAGCCAGAAGGAATTCGAGGCGTTGACGACGACCCGGCGCCGGCGCCTCGACCGATCCCTCGATCGCATCGAGACCCTGCGCGCCGGATATCTGGAAAAAAGCGCGGCGCCCCACGAAATCGAATCCTTTGCAGACTCGCAAGACCGGTCCGAACAGCCTGGCTAG
- a CDS encoding sigma-54-dependent transcriptional regulator — protein MAEKRKGRVLIVDDEKGIRQALKMVLQEDYEVILAASGAEAVDAFTQNAFDIVLLDILLPDSNGLDLLKTFKETDPNTAVVMVTAVKEIKTAVQAIKAGAYEYIIKPFVVDDLLAVLDRAQEKKKLLQQVSYLKHELQRYHLFEKMIGKDPKMTEVFDLIATVASSDGAVLIQGESGTGKELVARAIHHLSSRKDQPFVVINCAAIPASLMESEIFGHQKGAFTGAVSSVMGKFEVADGGTVFLDDIDCLEVSMQAKLLRVIQEKEFERVGSNKVLKADIRFVAACNKEMQTLIQEGRFREDLFYRLNVFPIKLPPLRERRIDIPLLLEHFLDCHAQRTGKPAKRFSDEALAQLTAYQWPGNVRELQNLVERLFTITKSDVIGVENLFGLSIAGKQLHDMTLREAVNDFEKDFITQVLARVRGNRKKAAEILGIHRNTLLAKINELGIEA, from the coding sequence ATGGCGGAAAAGCGAAAAGGCAGAGTCTTAATTGTAGATGATGAGAAAGGGATCAGGCAGGCATTGAAGATGGTGCTGCAGGAAGACTACGAAGTCATCCTGGCCGCTTCCGGAGCAGAGGCCGTTGATGCCTTTACGCAAAACGCCTTCGACATTGTCCTCCTCGATATCCTCCTGCCGGATTCAAACGGTCTCGATCTCTTGAAGACCTTCAAAGAGACAGATCCGAACACGGCGGTGGTCATGGTAACAGCGGTCAAAGAGATCAAGACCGCTGTACAGGCTATCAAGGCCGGCGCCTACGAGTACATCATCAAGCCGTTCGTCGTCGATGATCTGCTTGCGGTTCTAGACCGGGCGCAAGAGAAAAAGAAGTTGCTCCAACAGGTGTCCTACCTGAAGCACGAACTCCAGCGCTACCACCTCTTCGAAAAAATGATAGGAAAAGACCCGAAGATGACGGAGGTCTTCGACCTTATCGCGACAGTGGCATCCAGCGACGGAGCAGTCCTGATTCAGGGGGAAAGCGGAACCGGCAAAGAACTCGTTGCCAGAGCCATCCATCATTTAAGCTCTCGCAAGGACCAGCCCTTCGTGGTGATCAACTGTGCCGCCATCCCGGCCTCCCTGATGGAATCGGAGATCTTCGGCCACCAGAAAGGGGCGTTTACAGGCGCCGTATCGAGCGTAATGGGGAAGTTCGAGGTCGCTGACGGAGGAACGGTTTTCCTCGACGACATCGACTGCCTTGAAGTCAGCATGCAGGCCAAACTTCTGCGCGTTATCCAGGAAAAGGAATTCGAACGGGTTGGAAGCAACAAGGTCCTCAAAGCGGATATCCGCTTTGTGGCGGCCTGCAACAAGGAAATGCAGACTTTGATCCAGGAAGGGCGTTTTCGCGAAGACCTTTTCTACCGCTTGAATGTTTTTCCGATCAAACTCCCTCCACTGCGCGAAAGGCGGATCGACATTCCCCTGCTTCTCGAGCACTTCCTCGACTGCCATGCCCAGCGCACCGGAAAACCGGCCAAGCGGTTCTCAGACGAGGCCCTTGCCCAGTTGACGGCCTACCAATGGCCAGGCAACGTTCGCGAACTTCAAAACCTCGTCGAAAGGCTTTTTACCATCACCAAGAGCGATGTCATCGGAGTCGAAAATTTATTCGGGCTCAGCATCGCAGGCAAGCAGCTTCACGACATGACGCTTCGGGAAGCCGTCAATGACTTCGAGAAGGATTTCATCACCCAGGTGCTGGCCCGCGTCCGCGGCAACCGCAAGAAGGCGGCGGAGATACTTGGTATCCATCGGAATACGCTCCTCGCGAAGATCAATGAACTGGGCATCGAAGCTTGA